Proteins encoded in a region of the Quercus lobata isolate SW786 chromosome 8, ValleyOak3.0 Primary Assembly, whole genome shotgun sequence genome:
- the LOC115957406 gene encoding histone H4 has product MSGRGKGGKGLGKGGAKRHRKVLRDNIQGITKPAIRRLARRGGVKRISGLIYEETRGVLKIFLENVIRDAVTYTEHARRKTVTAMDVVYALKRQGRTLYGFGG; this is encoded by the coding sequence ATGTCAGGCCGTGGAAAGGGAGGCAAGGGATTGGGCAAAGGAGGAGCCAAGAGGCACAGGAAGGTTCTGAGAGATAACATTCAGGGAATCACAAAGCCAGCCATTCGTAGATTGGCGAGGAGAGGAGGAGTCAAGAGGATCAGCGGCCTCATCTACGAGGAAACCAGAGGAGTCCTCAAGATCTTCTTGGAGAACGTGATCCGTGACGCCGTGACTTACACCGAGCACGCTAGGAGGAAAACTGTGACCGCCATGGATGTGGTTTACGCGCTCAAGAGGCAGGGAAGGACCTTGTATGGTTTTGGGGGTTGA